One region of Budorcas taxicolor isolate Tak-1 chromosome 3, Takin1.1, whole genome shotgun sequence genomic DNA includes:
- the LRRC52 gene encoding leucine-rich repeat-containing protein 52: protein MSLASGRGPGWLLFSFGMVLVSGSKCPNNCHCQDQEVICTGIQLTEYPSDIPLNTRRLYLNDNKIRFLPAMNLGLLSDLVYLDCQKNRIQEVMDYTFVGVFRLIYLDLSFNNLTFISPYSFSMLSNLLQLNISNNPHLLSLNKYTFANTSSLRYLDLRNTGLQTLDEAAFQNLITLQTLYLSGNPWKCNCFFLDFTIYLIVSHLNYPDEQNATCVEPTELAGWPITKVGNPLRYMCITNLDLQDYIFLLLISFCIFCAGTVAAWLTGVCAVLYQNACRKSSKDEVENEDEQRVEVSRRIFHSRVDSGPDGFPQLI, encoded by the exons ATGTCCCTTGCTTCAGGCCGTGGGCCGGGGTGGTTACTCTTTTCCTTCGGAATGGTACTAGTATCGGGGTCAAAATGTCCAAATAATTGTCATTGTCAAGACCAAGAAGTGATCTGCACAGGGATCCAGTTAACTGAATACCCCTCTGACATACCCCTGAACACCCGGAGGCTGTACCTGAATGATAACAAGATCCGTTTCTTGCCAGCGATGAACTTAGGACTCCTCAGTGACCTTGTTTACTTGGACTGCCAGAAGAACAGGATTCAGGAGGTGATGGACTATACCTTTGTTGGGGTCTTCAGGCTCATCTACCTTGACCTCAGCTTCAACAATCTAACCTTCATCTCCCCGTACAGTTTCTCCATGCTCAGCAACCTGCTGCAGCTGAATATCTCCAACAACCCTCATCTGTTATCACTTAACAAGTACACCTTTGCCAACACCAGCTCTTTGAGATACCTGGACCTCAGAAATACCGGCTTGCAGACCTTGGATGAAGCTGCCTTCCAAAACCTCATAACACTCCAGACTCTGTATCTGAGTGGAAACCCCTGGAAATGCAACTGCTTTTTCCTGGACTTCACCATCTACTTAATAGTGTCCCATCTGAACTATCCAG ATGAACAAAATGCCACTTGCGTGGAGCCGACAGAGCTGGCAGGATGGCCCATCACGAAGGTGGGGAACCCGCTCCGGTACATGTGCATCACGAACCTAGATCTCCAGGACTACATCTTCCTGCTGCTCATCAGCTTCTGCATCTTCTGCGCAGGCACCGTGGCCGCCTGGCTGACCGGCGTGTGTGCCGTGCTCTACCAGAACGCGTGCCGCAAGTCGAGCAAGGACGAGGTGGAGAACGAGGACGAGCAGAGGGTGGAAGTCAGCAGGCGGATTTTTCACAGCAGGGTGGACTCGGGCCCTGATGGGTTCCCTCAGCTGATTTAG